The Coregonus clupeaformis isolate EN_2021a chromosome 26, ASM2061545v1, whole genome shotgun sequence genome window below encodes:
- the LOC121540494 gene encoding uncharacterized protein LOC121540494 encodes MSRMPGRADCSSYTVGTEREEHMSCPETERSGDEEDDEIQEVQITGEEEYGEDELEWEAECADPDSCSAMETEAVLMRSTDQCSGLGPGAGADHRLFHIPGLDSDPDGDLQRSDRSRLSENTRLATRYAVRIFREYLSEKSQSPDFETLDKEALCAVLRSFYAEARSKSGQLYSKSSLISIRSSLNRYLNEPPYCRTLDLTKDPELRSANLTLAAVIRKLEEQGAGPVVQKQAITRADLRNLYTSIVFNIDTPFGLLNKVWFETCMYFCTRGRENQRELEEDSFGLAIDENGRKFIYFKALGPYHKSRSACWNKKRPDMDEDTLPRMYETGTEFCPYASFVKYVSKRNPLCKAFFQRPRDHCCASDMTWYENKAIGKNLLGTRMQMLSRAAKLSKTYTNHCIGAVSIATLNSIAGIGSKLVSLQIASETVNGGVQSHLQLVIPYIRQATDAVELKPQRTTWKARALCPGDVSGPPSPKKLCVRPGERAKSPVVIEDGIEPVDTRPLEPHGQPPAPLLTDVVSAQDSRNSSMASRPLVSQSPASPLGSGGIGGIPTPAQLTKTNAPVHIDVGGHMYTSSLATLTKYPESRIGRLFNGTEPIVLDSLKQHYFIDRDGHIFRYILNFLRTAKLLLPEDFKEFSLLYEEARFFQLSPLQEELENWRSEREARSVWRVCECVVVRVAPELGERITLSGDRALIEDVFPEVGDVMCNSMNAGWNHDSTHVIRFPLNGYCHLNSVQVLERLQQRGFEIAGACGGGVDSSQFSEYVLRREGRSNGQRGPTLICIKQEALD; translated from the exons ATGTCGAGAATGCCTGGCAGAGCAGACTGCTCTAGCTACACAGTGGGGACAGAGCGGGAGGAGCACATGAGTTGCCCGGAGACTGAGAGGAGCGGagatgaggaggatgatgagATCCAGGAGGTGCAGATCACCGGGGAGGAGGAGTACGGGGAGGATGAGCTGGAGTGGGAGGCAGAGTGCGCAGACCCCGACAGCTGCTCCGCTATGGAGACAGAAGCGGTCCTTATGCGTAGTACGGACCAGTGCAGCGGATTGGGACCGGGAGCGGGGGCGGACCATAGACTGTTTCACATCCCCGGACTGGACTCAGATCCGGATGGAGACCTGCAGCGGTCTGACCGCTCCAGACTGAGCGAGAACACCCGCCTGGCTACCAGGTATGCGGTGCGGATCTTCCGGGAGTACCTGAGCGAGAAATCCCAAAGTCCTGACTTTGAAACTCTGGACAAGGAGGCGCTGTGCGCGGTCCTGCGGTCTTTCTACGCGGAGGCACGCTCTAAGAGCGGCCAGCTCTACAGCAAGTCTTCTCTCATCAGTATTCGGAGTTCTCTGAACCGCTATCTGAATGAGCCACCGTACTGTCGCACCCTGGACCTCACCAAGGACCCGGAGCTGCGCAGCGCCAACCTGACCCTGGCCGCAGTCATCAGAAAGCTGGAGGAGCAGGGTGCTGGTCCCGTGGTGCAGAAACAGGCAATCACGCGTGCGGATCTGCGAAACCTCTACACCTCCATTGTGTTTAACATCGATACGCCGTTCGGGCTGCTCAACAAAGTGTGGTTCGAGACATGCATGTATTTCTGTACAAGAGGGCGAGAGAATCAGCGCGAGCTGGAGGAGGATTCATTTGGCCTGGCCATAGACGAGAATGGGAGAAAGTTTATCTATTTCAAAGCACTGGGGCCTTATCACAAGTCTCGCTCTGCGTGCTGGAATAAAAAGAGACCAGACATGGATGAAGATACTTTGCCGCGCATGTATGAGACGGGAACTGAGTTTTGTCCATATGCCAGCTTTGTAAAGTATGTCTCGAAACGGAACCCGTTGTGCAAAGCATTCTTCCAACGACCACGAGACCACTGTTGCGCAAGCGACATGACATGGTATGAGAACAAAGCCATCGGTAAAAACCTGCTGGGCACGAGGATGCAGATGCTGTCGCGTGCTGCCAAGCTGTCAAAGACCTACACCAATCACTGCATCGGCGCCGTCTCCATAGCAACGCTCAACAGCATTGCCGGTATAGGGTCAAAGTTGGTGTCGCTTCAGATTGCCTCGGAAACAGTCAATGGTGGCGTGCAGTCTCATCTCCAGCTCGTGATCCCGTACATCCGACAGGCCACAGACGCAGTGGAACTGAAGCCGCAGAGAACAACATGGAAAGCTCGTGCTCTCTGCCCCGGCGACGTATCGGGACCTCCCTCTCCTAAGAAGCTCTGTGTGCGTCCCGGAGAACGCGCAAAGTCCCCTGTGGTCATAGAGGACGGTATAGAGCCTGTGGACACCCGACCCCTGGAGCCCCACGGTCAGCCACCCGCTCCTTTACTGACTGACGTGGTATCCGCGCAG GATAGCCGTAATAGCAGCATGGCCAGTAGGCCGCTGGTCTCCCAGTCCCCTGCCTCTCCGCTGGGCTCTGGGGGTATCGGGGGTATCcccaccccagcccagctcacAAAGACCAACGCCCCTGTACACATAGATGTAGGAGGACACATGTACACCAGCAGCCTGGCTACACTCACCAAGTACCCTGAGTCacg GATTGGTCGTCTGTTCAACGGGACAGAGCCCATAGTGTTAGACAGTCTGAAGCAGCACTACTTCATAGACCGAGACGGCCATATATTCCGCTACATCCTCAACTTCCTGCGGACGGCCAAACTGCTCCTCCCCGAAGACTTCAAA GAGTTCTCTCTACTCTATGAGGAGGCCAGGTTCTTCCAGCTATCCCCACTACAAGAAGAATTAGAAAACTGGAGGAGTGAGCGCGAGGCCAGgagtgtgtggcgtgtgtgtgagtgtgtggtggtACGTGTAGCTCcagagttgggagagaggatCACTCTGAGTGGGGACAGGGCTTTGATCGAGGACGTGTTTCCAGAGGTCGGGGACGTCATGTGTAACTCCATGAACGCAGGCTGGAATCATGACTCTACTCACGTAATTCGCTTCCCACTCAACGGATACTGTCACCTCAACTCTGTACAG